A segment of the Carya illinoinensis cultivar Pawnee chromosome 1, C.illinoinensisPawnee_v1, whole genome shotgun sequence genome:
AACCTTGTCCAAGGACAAACTTCACCAAAAAACCTGCATCAACAAAAACCTTCTCCAGTTATTCCTTCTTTGGATATAGGTTGGTGTTTAggttatcaaaaattttacttCCAGTAGATTGGTAATTGTAAATTGGATTGTTCAATGACAAAAatttcctattttatttaaatataattattacgGATGCATATTCTCCTTTAGTTGAAGGTCCTAATTTTCATAATCAAGTATCAGTTTTGGCACTTGTATTTTGAACTAGTGGTAGTTGTTGAAAAGCTAGGTTGTGTGACATTGAGGTTTAGTTTTCTTTACTGATAGTTATTATTGATGGGGTTTTTATGAGTAGTCCTTAATTTATTAGTATTTGGAGGTCTTAATTTCATGATCAAGATATGAGTTTTGGCTACTGGCAGTTGTACTTGTAAAACTAGGTTATGTAATTACAAGTTTTTGTTCTCATATTTAATGataattattaatacttattgggttatttgtttaaaataatGACAATAAATGGGGCATTGGAAGGATTTTCTTCCACCCAGATACCCTAACACCAAAGGTTACCTTTTACCTATTCGTGTTCATGATCTTGACAAGTTTGAAGGCAGGCAAAAACCAAATTGTCTATTAGGAGCCcaaaagtttttataaaaataattttttcattccgATGTAATACCCGATACACTAAACCGCTTCATTCCATTTTGTTCCAAACTCCGGCCTGTTTTAGCCATTCTAGGTCCTATTCCGTTCGAGACTATTTTAATAGttatttgtacatttttttttttaaacttggaTGGCATTGCTATAAATTTTAAGTCTATatgatatttaattaattctaaaacataaaagatacttatataattttaatttttttaatttcaaatatgccccatcattatttttatttatctttctgttccattttttctttttctttttgtctctcaactcaagtttataatttttttaatattatcttttgacactaatatctctattttttttttcaaagtagaCTCATTTTCTAAATAagaaattcttctatatatatatagatgtatgtatgtatatatgaattTATTAATCCCAAAATTGTAGACCAAAACACACCAGTATCAAAATACTTTATTCTAGTGCTTAAACGAGAATGATCACCAaagcaaaatttaaaacattactTTGAACTTCCTAAAAATGGTAATTGTTATTAAATTAggttgtataaaaattttaaatcaaaatttagtGTAAAAGAGGGTTTTTATACCCTTCAATCAAAGCTGACATAtcatatttttcatcataattaaaatatactcTCCCACACGCaatcaaaactaaaaacaacGAATGTTGATGCCAGCCACTTGAATTCAGCAAATTCTAGCAAACTTTGGTAGCTAGTGACTTACCATGAGATTTTGACAAACTCTAACAACTTCTTGAAGTGGCGGCCACCCATCCAAGTAATTGAGGGGATAGTAactaaaaatctttttaaaactaattaataTTAGAGTTTTTAATATCAACATCGGAGTTTTAAAGAGTTTATGGTTTATATTTTAGGGATTTAGAATCttccattttaaaaaatttaatttggtGTGATTTAGTTTATTGTAGAATTGGTAGAATCATGGCGCGATGAGTtgaatcataatcattttgttGATGAATGAAACTATGTATTATTGATGGTGATAGTTGTTCAATTCATGAATGGTAATGCTTGTAGTGCATTTGGATTGTGTTTGTCCTCTAGCTAGAACTGCTGTCCAAGGTCAAACTTCACCAAGAAACCTACAACAAGAAAAGCCTTCTACAGATGTTCCTTCTTTGGATACAGGTAGGTATTTAGAATATCAAGATTTTCATTTCCAACAGACTGGTAGTTGTAACTTGGGTAATTTTGTGACTTagatttcttgttttatttaagGATAATTATTGCAAATGCATATTCTCCTTCAGTTGAAAGTGCTAATTTTATGATCAAGTACTATGAGTTTTGGCCCTTGTGTTTTGTACtagtggtaattttttttttttttttttcccgatagAAATAGTAGTAGTGGTAATTGTTGAAAAGCTAGGTTGTGGAATGTTGAggtttaattttctttaatgaTAGTTATTATTGATGGGGTTTGAATGAGTAATCCTTCATTTATTGTATTCAGAGGTCCTAATTTTCACGATCAAGATATGAGTTCTGGCTATCGGTAGTTCTGCTTGTAAAGCGAAGTTATGCAACTATGAGTTTGTGTTCTTAATTTGATGATAGTTATTAATACTGAttagtttatttgtttaaaatagtGATAGTACTTGGATGGCATTGAAAGGATTCTCCTCCAAGGTTTACCTTTTACCCATTCGTGTTCATGATCTTGTCAAGCTTGTAGGCAAGAAGAACCAAATTGTCCTTTGGGACcccaagattttttttataaaaatcaacttttgtccaaaaaacaaatatacatatatatagttttgcACTTGCTTGCGTGTATGTGATTTTTGCTTTTAAGTGTagttttcaatttctttatatttcgtCATTTTAGTATGAGTTTTTCATTCCGGTGCAATACCAGGCATACTATATACCTCATTGTTCATTCTTGTTCCAAACTCCAACTCGTTTCTACTATTTTGGTCAAATTCCGACCATTTCAGCCAAAATCAGCATTTCAGGCCCTATTGCATTCCGAATCGTTttaatatctattatatatatttatatgtatttttaatttggatggaatttttatagattttaaatCTATATggcatttaattaattctaaaatctaaaagacacccatataattttattttatttttaatattagatatatcccttcattctatttttttaatatcattatttttattaatatttctgctcttttttttctttatttttttgcctctcaactcaagtttgtgattttattattattaacttttGACACTAatgtctctcttttttttttttaatattttcaatgcaTTTTTAGATCCTcaattcttccatatatatatatatatatataaatgttagtTAATCCTAAAACTGTATACTGAAACATAatggtatcgaaatatttcattccaatactTAAACCTGAATGATTTCCAGAACGGAATTTAAAACATTGCTTTCAAGTTCCTATAGATGGTAATTGTTATTAAATTAGGTtgtctaaaaattttaaatcaaaatgtAGTGTAAAATGAGgtttttaatcatatttttcatcataattAAAGTATACTCGCTCAAATACAATCAGAACTAGAACCAACTAATGTAGCTAACGGACACTTGAATCCAACAAATTCTAGCAAACTTTGGCAGCTGGTTACCTGCCGTGAGATTTTGATGAACTCTGGCAACTTCTTGAGGTGGCAACCACCACCCTAAGTAACTGTTGGAATAGTGactaaaaaacttatttaaattaattagcaTTAAAGTTTTGAAGAGTTTATGGTTCATATTTTAGGGATTTAGAATCctctttcttaaatattaatttgGTGTGATTTAGTTTATCATAGAATTGGTAGAATCATGACGCTGTGGTAGAATCATAGTCTTTTTATTGCTCAACAAAACTATGTATAATTGATGGTGATAAATGTTCAATTAATGGAGGTCCTATTTGGAGGTCCTACTTTTCATGATCAAGATATGAGTTCTGGCTTCCAGTAGTTCTACTTGTAAAGTAGGTTATGTACCTATGAGTTTTTGTTCTTAATTTAATGATAATTATTAATAGTGATTAGgttatttgtttaaaatagtGATAATACTCGGATGGCATTAGAAGGATTCTCCTCCACCCAGATACCATAGCATCCAAGGTTTACCTTTTACAAATTGTGTTCGTGATCTTGTTAAGCTTGCAGGCAGGAGGAAGTAGATTGTCCTTTGAGGCcccaaattctttttataaaaatcaacttttgTCCCAAAAACAAATCTACATATAGTTTTGCACCTACTTGCAGGTATGTGATTTTTGCTTTCAAGCATAGTCTTCAATTTCTTTCTATTGCGTCATTTTAGTATGAATTGTTCATTCTGGTGCAATATTTGGTATTCTATACCTCCTCATTCCTTTTTGTTCCAAACTCTGACCCGTTTAATCCATTCCGGTCAAAGTCTTATCATTCTAGCTAAAATCGGCATTTCAGGCCCTATTATGTTCCAACTTGTTTTAAtagctattttataattttttttttttaatttggatagaatttttataaattttaaatatatatggtatttaattaattctagaaTCTAAAAgatatatacgtatataattataattttttttaactttaaatgtCTCCtcgttctatttttttaatatcattaattttattaatctttctgctgtctttttttctttgtttttttgcctctcaactcaagtttgtgattttttaatattatattttgacactaatatctctatttttctaatattttcaacgtatagtcattttataaatcgtcaaatattcttccatatatatatatgtatgttagtTAATCTCAAAACTATACATTGAAATACAATGGTATCAAGATATTTCGTTCCAGTACTCAACCTGAATGATCGCCATAATGAAATTTGAGACATTGATTTCAAGTTCCTACAAAtggtaattttattaaattaggttgtttaaaaattttaaatcaaaatctaGTGTAAAATGGGGTTTTTaatcataattaaaatatgctCGCTCAAACACAATTAGAACTAAAACCAACTAATGTAGCTACTGGGCACTTGAATCTAGCAAATTCTAGCAAACTTTGGCAGCTGGTGACCTGGCATGAGATTCCAATAAACTCTGGCAACTTCTTGTAGTGGCAGCCACCACCCTAAGTAACTACTGGAATATTGacttaaaaaattctttaaattaatTAGCATTAGAGTTTTAAAGAGTTTATGTTTCATATTTTAGGGATTTAGAATTTGCTTTCTAAAAGATTAATTtggtttgatttaatttattgtaaaattggTAGAATCAGGACTCTATGGTAGAGTCATAGTTTTTTTGTTACTCAATAAAACTATGTATAATTGATGGTGATAGATGTTCAATTCATGAATGGTCATCCCAGTAACGCATTTGAAGGGGGTTTGTCCCCTAGTGCATTCCTTCAAACTCTGGCAACATCTTGAAGTAGCccaccctcccccccccccccccccaaaaaaaaagagtaattgcCAAGATAGTGACTAGAAAATATCTTAAGGTTTTAAGATTAATATTATAGTTCTAAAGAGTTTATGGTTCATATTTTAGGGATTTAGAATCTTCcattttaagatttaatttgGTGTGATTTAGTTTATTGTAGAATTGGTAGAATCATGGGGTGATGGGTAGAATCATAATCTTTTTGTTGTTGAATGAAACTATGTATTAGATGGTGATAGTTGTTCAATTCATGAATGGTAATACTTGTAGTGCATTCGGATTGTGTTTGTTCTCCAACTGGGAATGTTGTCCAATGTCAAACTTTACCAGGAGATCTGCAGAAAGGAAAACCTTCAACAAATTCTCCTTCTTTGGATAAAGGTAGGTGTTTAGGCTATCAAAAATTTCACTTCTAGTAGATTGGTAGTTGTAAATTGGGTTGTGCAATGATGgaaatttcttgttttatttaagGATAATTATTACCGATGCATATTCTCCTTCAGTTGAAGGTCCTAATCTTCATGATCAAGTTTGAGTTTTGGCACTTGTGTTTTGTACTGGTGGTAGTTGTTGTAAAGTTAGGTTGTGTAATGTTGACTTTTAGTTTTCTTTGATGATagttattgtttatttaatacGATGATATTGACAGTTATAAAGCATCTGGAAGATCCTCTGGGTCCAATCGGAGGCCCTGTCCCCGGTTACCCTCTTTCATCAGTTGCCCTATCTCCTTCTAAGAAAGAGACTAGCTGCATTAGAaaatggtctctctctctctctctctctctctctctagaaaaacacatatattaacTCTATTACTGTGATAGCAGTTTGCATTTAGTCAAAATGggtttatttatctatatattttttcttgtatttgaGTTTCCAACTTGCGTAGCATTAAGGTGTATATactctatatatatgttgtcCTGTAAAATGTGAACAAACATGGGTCACTGATATAGCACTTGTCACTTAGATCAGGATGGACTATTGATAATTAAGATGTGTTGTtatgaattaaaattaaatatttaactaattaatatgataatttgataaaattgacACATGGGTATTTGCTTTTTGCAGTCTAGCGGCATTTTCACCATGTTGTGGTTGAACTTAACAAGAACATCATTCGATCAACGATCTAGCCGTGGTAATTATTTAGTATTCATGATTGCTCAATCAAGGAGCATTATACAAGCATTTCATGTATACATGTTAAAACTAAAGTGATGCAGTGGAAGATGTAAGGATATGAGTTAAGGAATATTAAACCCAAAATGATCTATAATCCTCTCGGTATCGAGCTTCCCTGACATGTGCCTTTCTCCCGGACGAGGTCGTATCTCCACTGGCAAACCCCCATGCGATGGTCTTGATCTCCCTCAGCTAGGGTCCTTGCTGGTGCGATCATTGGGGTGGCCGTGTGAAGGCCTTCACTCAGTTCTCCTTTGCTATGGACTTTCTACCCTCCTCGGCCTTCCCAGGACTGCCACCTCCACACTTGCTTTGGCCAGCGAGCGGAAGGATACCTCAGCGCTTGCCTATCTGCCGGGTCCCATCCTCCTCTTAAGGAGTGGCAATCTTCTGTGTTGTAGGTGGTGGAATAGTAGTAAGTATAGTAGTGGCAAGTTGGCTAGTTGTCTTCTTGGATAGGCTAGCGGTTGTCTTTTTGGATGGCGAGCGCTAATCGGTCTAGCCAAAATCCCAAGCCCTTTGAAGGGGTTTCTTCACTCCTCCCTCTCACGAGTTTGGCCCTTAGCTGAGGCCTTTCCCTTTTTATCCGCCGGCTCGAGTTCTTTCCTCCTCAGCTCTGTGAGAGCGTGGAGCGTGTCTTTGTCATTGATGAAGTTGTCTACCTGATCCATGAACTCCCATAATGTGGCAGTGGTTCTTCTAGCCAGCCCTACCATGAACTAGAACCGCGACCATACTCCTCCTAGAGCACTGCAAGGGAGATCTTTTCATCCTGATCGTCCATTGTCATGCACTCCTTATTGAACTTAGATAGGTATGCCTTCAAGCTCTCATCCTCCCCTTGTTTGATGGTGAGGAGGTACGCCGTAAGGCGCTTTCTTCTCCTACTTGCTATAAACTATGTAAGGAATAGTCGGGTCAGCTCCCCTAAACTATCTATGGAATCGAGTACTAGGGAACCAAATCACACTCTCACTGGTCCCTTCAAAGTcagcaagaaggctttgcaggCCATCTTTCCTAGGAAACGGTGCAGGGTCATGTGTCCCCTGAATGTTTCTAGGTGCTCAAGCGGGTCCCTGGTCCCATCATACATTTACATGAGAAGGACTCATAACTTTGGTGGTAAGGGTACTGTCATCACCTCTTCATTGTATGGCAGGCCCATGCTGGTAAGTAGCTGGTCCACTAATGACGAGGTGTTCATCTTCCTTGCCATCTTCTTATATTTTTCCTTGAGGTTACGCAACTTGTTCTGCATATTCCTCATCTCCTCCTATGAGTCACCTTCTCCTCCAGTGTTTCTGGACCCAACGTGTTCACTATTGTTGGGTTCTACGTCGTGTCCGGCCTCATTAGTGGTTCCCTTAAGCAATTCGTTCTCCTTTCAGAGGACACCCATCTTGGTAGTCATTTTTTCCACTAGTTGCTCCATTGCTGCTAATCTAGCTTTTCATGCTTATTGATGTTGCCTCCTCATGTCACCAAGTTGTCTGAGAATGGGTTCTTGTATGCATATGAAGGACACGTGAAGCTATGAAGATCCCACAAACGATGCCACTGTTAACATTGTGTTTCGCATGCCTTTGGGTTGGGTTCTCAGCAACTCGGGTCTTAAAGTATCCGATGACAAAGTCAGTATCATCTTACTATCTTAGAGTTTAGTGCAAGTATGTAGAGAGTTCAGAGAGTTCAGAGAGTTCTTAGAAGTTGAGGATTCACCTTTTATACCCAATTTCTGGGATCATCTACCCACGCTCGAGGTCAGGAGGATGTGTCCCCTCAGCAGTCTTTTGAGTAAGTTTatttaatgtggcgtggctCCCTGAGGTGGCACAATAAATGCGACAAGGCTCCCTCTCCCGCTAATCCCTCACGTTCACGCCATCCGATCCTCCCTTCCCTATTCGTCAGAGGATCAAGGGCTCTCTATGATATCTACTTGCCTATTCGCTTAAGGCTACGTGAGACTAGACCCTGCAGGGAGTATCCAGGTGGTGTGTTTCCCTTATTTTTGTTGTGGGGGTTTTCTCATGCTTTTGAATTTGTAGGCAGTCCTCTACTCTAAGGTCCGGGGCCCCTTAATGGGCTGATGGTCCCTCGATCGGCCTGGGCCTCTCCTGTATTTGGGCCTATACTCTGGGCTTCTAACTTGGGAGAAAAATCCCCTTACAAGACtctcaaataattaatactattttagatcatcaaaaaaatatgattgaactcatatcaagaattatatctctctcaattgatatAAAGCAAGAACATTAGATCATTGAACGTAAAAATAATTGGAAAAAATCAAtctcataaataatatattaaatggaataaaataattaatcttTGGCTTGTCTTGTAGTTGCATTGTTGGGAtcctattttttgttttttacatcTTCTTGCTTGGTACTTACTATAATGCGATGATTGTTATGGATATCTTACACCCGTTTCCACGTATCTTAAATCCTTTAATTAATGGAATGCTTTCCTAGTGGGAGAAAAACCAATTATTTAAGCTTCGTCGGGCTTTTGGATCTTTtactttattttgtttctcGTAGTGTGTTGGGTATctgaaaaattttacttataatacTGTCCCACAATTTATTCTATTATGTAGGTGCATGTGTGGACTTCTCGACCATTCACATGAGAGATGAATTTCTTTAGCTAAATTCAACAGTACTAGGAGAACACAGGATATGATCTTCATGTCAGTCTGAAAAATCCAGAAgactatacatatataataggaACAGCACAATATTGCAACATTAAGAGATTTAAGTTTTCCCCCTTAAATCGATGCAAATTTCAACCTTCTGCTTGTCCAA
Coding sequences within it:
- the LOC122304304 gene encoding acidic proline-rich protein PRP25-like isoform X4, yielding MSYAHNEQHPAPNSFHDSPHHHEGDSRPPPEYPQQGNPSQVGAPDDPLDGVVGYNSKDAVRTPPGSPTNSRLPAQGYPQQAGNSKDAVRTPPSPDQVGNLVQGQTSPKNLHQQKPSPVIPSLDIARTAVQGQTSPRNLQQEKPSTDVPSLDTVIKHLEDPLGPIGGPVPGYPLSSVALSPSKKETSCIRKCLAAFSPCCG
- the LOC122304304 gene encoding acidic proline-rich protein PRP25-like isoform X5 codes for the protein MSYAHNEQHPAPNSFHDSPHHHEGDSRPPPEYPQQGNPSQVGAPDDPLDGVGYNSKDAVRTPPGSPTNSRLPAQGYPQQAGNSKDAVRTPPSPDQVGNLVQGQTSPKNLHQQKPSPVIPSLDIARTAVQGQTSPRNLQQEKPSTDVPSLDTVIKHLEDPLGPIGGPVPGYPLSSVALSPSKKETSCIRKCLAAFSPCCG
- the LOC122304304 gene encoding uncharacterized protein LOC122304304 isoform X8, whose translation is MSYAHNEQHPAPNSFHDSPHHHEGRGYQKNANYPNSGVPLPDQVALHRNTHSKAILPKLVLLMIPLMEGYPQQAGNSKDAVRTPPSPDQVGNLVQGQTSPKNLHQQKPSPVIPSLDIARTAVQGQTSPRNLQQEKPSTDVPSLDTVIKHLEDPLGPIGGPVPGYPLSSVALSPSKKETSCIRKCLAAFSPCCG
- the LOC122304304 gene encoding uncharacterized protein LOC122304304 isoform X6, which translates into the protein MSYAHNEQHPAPNSFHDSPHHHEVLVGRGYQKNANYPNSGVPLPDQVALHRNTHSKAILPKLVLLMIPLMEGYPQQAGNSKDAVRTPPSPDQVGNLVQGQTSPKNLHQQKPSPVIPSLDIARTAVQGQTSPRNLQQEKPSTDVPSLDTVIKHLEDPLGPIGGPVPGYPLSSVALSPSKKETSCIRKCLAAFSPCCG